From the genome of Sphingobacterium sp. UGAL515B_05:
TGTTTCGCTACTGATCGTGGCTTTGGGACTTACTGGATTAATATCGCTTTCCATCCATCTTCGCAATAAAGAAGTAGGCATTCGTAAAGTACTTGGAGCTTCACTAGCACATTTGATGTTACTCTTTTCAAAAGAGTACTACGGAATCTTCCTATTTGCTGCATTTACGACAGTTCCACTGAGTTATCTATTGATGCAATACTGGCTGCAAAATTACATTATCCGAGTAGAAATCAATGCATTTACCTACTTGTTACCGTTGGGGACTTTGATCGGTTTGCTGAGTTTATTGGTGGGCATTATTGTATTTCGATCAACCCGGTTTAATCCAGTTGAAAAATTAAGAGATGAATAATCTAAGAAACTAATCCACATAAACAGTATGATAAAGAATCACCTTAAAACCGCTTGGCGAACATTGATGCACAATCGGATCTATTCGCTATCAAATCTCATCGGCTTAACCATCGCGTTACTGGTATTTATGTTAATTAGTTCACTTGTCATTGATGAGCTTTCCTACGACAGACAATGGGGGAACTCCAATGAGCTTTACCGGATGAGGGTGGTACCCAAAGAAACACAGGAAGGTGTCAAAACCAATATTTCAGGAGCTCCTGAAGGTCTCTCAAAGGTCTTGAAAACTAATTTTCCCGAAATTTTAGGTTATACCACGATCAACAGTAGTTCACAGAAATTAACAATCGAAGGGCTGTCAAAACAACTAGCTGAAATCAGTACCTTAGAAATTGACAGTGGTTTTTTCAATCTTTTTGATACAAAAATAATTGCAGGCAATCCAAAACAAATTATTGCAGGTGCAAAAAACATTACATTGACAGCCTCTGCTGTACAAAAATACTTCAGCGGAAAAGATGTACTTGGCAGCACATTCTACAATAAACCGCAAGAAGGGGAACCAGAGGCTTATTATGTCAATGCTATTATTGAGGATATTCCTCATAATTCATCCTTTCAGGCAGAAGCGCTCGTGCTGATGCCTAAGATAATTGAATTTAATCCGACAAAGGCCGGCTCATTGCAAACACAAATTCTATTGCTCAAAAACACAACTGATATTAACCACTTTTCTACCAAAATAAACAAATGGTACAAAGGACAAAAACTGAATGACTGGGCGAAAAGTTTTAATCTTTTTATTGAACCCATCAAAGATATACACCTACAAAGTATTACAGGATGGGAGAATCCCATGCAAGATATTTACCTACTGGTGGGAATAGCGACACTTATTCTTATATTGGTCAGTATTAATTACATTAACCTAAGCTTTGCGCATGCCTTAAAACGCACACAACAGATAGGTATCCGTAAGGTATTGGGAGCAAGCCGAAAAAATCTAATCTTACAAATGGGCATAGAGAGTACAATACTCTTTGCCAGCTCTTTTCTGATCGCATTTTTTGGTTATATTCTTGTCAGTCCTGCATTTGAAAACTATTTAGAGCATCCATTGACAATGAGCTACCAGCATTCTTTATTCATGTGTGCTGGACTACTAACCACCTGGATAATTCTAGGCTGGCTGTGCAGTTTACCGACTGCGTTGTCTCTATCGAAAACACAGCCATCGCTTGAACTTCGGAAGCAACTTTCTTTCTTCAGACTTCCCTTAAATATGGCATTTACCAAAATACTGGTTGTCTTCCAATTTGCTATCTCCATCGTCGTAGCGATCTGCATGATGTCAATGCGGGCACAACTGCATTATTTGTATAGCAAAGATATTGGCTACGAACCTAAAAATCTTTTAGCCATCAACTATACCTCTTGGGAAGGAAAGGATCAGGCTTTCAAACAGGAGCTATTAAAAAATTCATACATCGCATCGGTTAGCCTCACAAGCTGGACTCCCTTTAGCGGGAGTGCAGATTTTAAAATAGTAAAAGACCCTCAGGATCCGAACAAAGAACTGCCTATTGTATTTGTTTATGCGGATTACGATTACATCAAAACAATGGGTATAAAACTCATTAACGGACGTCCTTTGAGTGCGGACTATGCACTGGACAGATCATATTTTGATTCGGTACACAATGGGCAACCAGTATTTACAAACATGCTCGTTTCCGAAGGAACAGCCCAACGGCTCCCTTTTAAACTCAATAAAAGTTTAGAGCTCCTAAAAAATACACCAGTGGGTGTATTTAAAGAATTTAACGGAGCAAGTTTAAAGTTTCCGATCGGTCCTTTTGCAATTAAGGCAGAAACTGAATGGGAAGGTGGATGTATGCTCATTCGGGTAGAGGAAGGCAAGAAAAAGGAAGCTTTAGCATTGGTGAACAGGACATGGAACAAATTTTTTCCAAACCGGATAGCGCAGATCAACTGGCAGGAAGATCAAGTACAGAATCAATATAACAAAGAAAAAAAACAATACCAGCAATTAGCACTTTTTACCGGTTCCAGTATGCTGATTGCCATCCTAGGGATCGTAGCTATTGCTATTTATACACTAGAACGAAGAGTAAAAGAAATTGGTATCCGTAAAGTACTAGGGGCTTCCGTAAATACGATCACATATATGATTTCCAAATCCTTTATCTTACTCCTGCTGATAGCGATTCTAATAGCTTTCCCTATAGCATGGTGGTTTACGCATAAATGGCTAGAAAATTTCTTCTATCATATAGATATACCGATCGTTCTATTTATTTTAACAGGATTGTTTATTGGTTTGACAACTTTAGCGATTATCGCCGCCCGCATATTCCAGACAGCCCGTATTAACCCTGTCAATAGTTTACGGGATGAATAAGAAAAAATAAGCCGTAGGTTATCTAAGCTAAAAAGTGTATTTATTATTAACCTATTGGAATGGAAGTTTATAATTGGTGTACCTACGGCTTAGGATCTTTGAAGCAATTTTTAGCTGTTCGTGTTGGACAGCTAAAAATTGCTTATTTCTTTTCTGTCGAATCCTTGGGAGCAGCTAAAATATAACTGAATCCGTATTTAGATACTTTCCGAATAATTTTGCGTTCATCAGACCTATTGAGCAAATCTTCAAGTACCTTCATCAAGTTTTTAGGATGTATATACCTTTCTAGTTTAGCACAGCATAAGTTGTGTATTTCATCAGGTCTCTTTTCCACATTAAAATATCCGATATCAATATTCTCATCCAGGAGAGTACTTATCTTTTTTACTTCTTCTATTGTCGAAATTTCATACGGGTCGAGATCATGTCGAATATCGATTAGCTTAAATTCGATTACTTTTTGATCTTGCTCTACATCAACTTTATACAGTTCATAAATAACGCGGTCACCCAATTTAGTTACATGCAATTCATATGTATACTTCTGTGACGACAAATCAATTCCGTAAGGCATCAATTCATTCATACTCTTTATTTCTAGTACAAGCTGCATGACAACCAAATCATGAACAAAAGTTCTTTTCCTTTTGAATGTCTCAACTTTATTTATAAAATCGAATGACTTTCCCATTAAAAAAGAAACTTCTTCGGGTGACAGGTGCCGCGAAATACGTTGTAGCAGCATACGATAATATATTTGCATGTCTAACTCTCCGCATCTCCTCCTATATACTTTTGTTTTTTGAATTTTCGCTGTTTTCATCATTGACACATTTAAATGATATAGATTTTCAATACAAAAGAATAGAAAATATTTTAGAAATAAAAACATTTGTATAAATAAAAATAACATTTTGTATATTTATCTATACAAAACAAGAGCATACTAAATCATAACTATGACAAAACTAGGTGAATTTTTAGAGAAGAAATCCGTTAATAAATCGCGAATTGCGCGCAAAACAGGTTTAAGTAAGGCAAGAATCAATGAGTTAACGATGACCGAAACGGCTAAATTGCGTTTGGATGAAATGTACCTGATCGCATTGGCTATTGATACAGATCCAGCTAAAATGATGTTCGAGTTATGTGATCATCTCCAGCTGAAAGAGATTGAAGACTAAGCAATTCGCTATTTATCGCCAGCACCTAGCTCGTCTGTGCGATACTGAACGCCAGACTGTTCGATATCGTACAGACTAGCTTTTTAAATTAAAGACAACAAACTAATTATCAACAAATTAACAAAATGGCAACGCAATTGATTTCAGCTTAAACGTCTGTTTTGATTATAACTACCAGTCATTCAGGCGTTAAAAATCTCTGCTATGATAGGAAATAATCTCAAAATAGCTTGGCGGAATATGGCAAAAAACAAGCTATATTCATTCATCAAGATTGGAGGCTTTGCCTTTAGTATTGCGATCTGTATTCTTATTGTTTTATATCTAAAACATGAGACGAGCTACAATAAGTTTTATCCAGCTATGGATAGAATTTACCGTCTGGTCGTTCAGTTACCAATTGAGAATAAGATCGAGCGCTGGGTTTCACTTTCTGCACCCGTAGCGCCAACCCTAAAAGCAGAAATACCCTCCATTGAGCAAACAGGGCGCATCCTACCTAATCCGTTATTCGGTGCGGGCAGCAACCAATTGTCATTAAATAACAGCCCGGATAGCCATTACGATGATGGATTTGTCTATATCGACCAGTCCATTCTCGACATGTTTCCTATGCCAATGGTTTCGGGCCAGCTGTCCCATGCACTCGATAAGCCCAACACATTGGTTATCACCAAAAGCAAAGCCGAAAAATATTTTAAAAATGATCCAATTGGACAAACGATCTATCTCAACAACAATAAATCGAAGGCCTATACCATCACTGGGGTCATTGAAGATATGCCCAACAATTCGACCCTTGCCGGTTATAGTTTTTTTATGTCGCTCGCTGGAGAACCTTTTTATCAAGGCGAACAGACTGCTTGGCTCAATAACAATTACACCGTTTATGTCAAATTAAAACCCAACGTAAATGTTGCACTGGCAGAAAAAGAAATTTCAAAGAATTACTTAGAGATACATTATCTCCCTGAATACTTAAAATCAGGACGCAAACTTAATCCGCTTTTCAAGCAGGCAAAAATAACTTTACAGAATGCACTCGACATGCATTTAAAATCTGCGGATATAAGCGACGATAAAGTTAGTACATTGAACAGAGGCGATATTCGCATGGTTTGGACCTTCGCAACAATAGCGCTATTTATTTTGTTCATTGCCTGTATTAACTTCATCAACTTATCGACAGCAAATGCAGCAACGAGAGCAAAAGAAATTGGTATCCGTAAGACTATTGGCTCCCCCAGGAAGCTGCTTGTTGTGCAATTCCTTGTTGAAGCAATTTGCTATAGTGTATTGTCACTGATTATTGGGCTCTTTCTAAGCTGGCTACTACTACCCGTATTCAACCAACTAGCCAACAAATCCTTGACCATTCCTTGGGTAGCAGCGTACTTCTTTCCTTCTCTTTTGGTGGCCATATTGGTGATCGGTGGTCTTGCCGGAATCTACCCAGCACTGTACTTATCCAAATTTAAACCAATCACCGCACTCAAAAACAATGTCATTGGCGCTAAATCTTCACTATTTAGAAATAGTTTGGTTGTCTTTCAATTTGCCACCTCAATTATCCTTATTGTTGGAGCACTGGTAACCAATAAACAGATAAACTACATATTGGACAAAGATCTGGGATTTGACAAGGAACAAGTCGTTGTGCTTCGCGGCATTGGAACATTATCGAAACAGCTTCCAAGTTTAAAAAATGAACTAAAGAGCCTCCCCAATGTTGCTTCAGTTTCCATGGGTGATTTTCTTCCAGTCCCCATCGATGGCGCTAAACGAAATGGCAATCCGTTCTGGGTCGATGGCAGAAAAGATCTTGATATGGCTACACAGGGCCAATTTTGGGAAATCGATCAGGATTATCTGAGCACATTCGGTCTTCATTTAAATAAAGGACGAAATTTTGATCCCACCAGAGCCACCGATAGCAGCTCGGCTATTATCAATCAGAAATTAGCCGACGAGCTTCACTTAAAGAATCCCATTGGTGCAAAAATCACCAATGGCAATACATGGACGGTCATTGGCGTAGTCGATGATTTTATTTTTGAGTCATTAAAGGAGAAGGGGTATGCAGGACTTTGTATGACATTACAAGGCAATCCTTCCCTCCTCTCTATTAAGGTAAAACCGCAACATCTCAAAGAGACGCTCGCTGATATCACAGGAGTATGGGACAAATTTGCCCCAAATCAACAGATTAACTACAGCTTTTTGGACGAAGGTTTTGAGGCCCTTTATCAAGACGTGGAACGGACCAAGAATATATTCACTTGTTTCGCTCTTGTTGCCATTTTTGTTGCTGCGCTCGGGCTTTTCGGTCTAGCAACTTATGTGACTCAACAACGGACCAAAGAAATTGGTGTACGTAAGGTACTTGGAGCCAATGCGATTGGATTACTCCGATTATTGTCTGGAGATTTTATAAAATTGGTGTTTGTAGCCTTGGTCATTGCCACTCCTGTTGCGTGGTGGGCAATGAACCAATGGCTTACAGATTTTAACTATCGGATCGAAATAAATTGGCTATACTTCATTCTTGCAGGAATGAGTGCCATTTTAATTGCTTTAGGCACAATCAGCTATCAGACCTGGAAAGCCATTCGCGCCAATCCTGTGGATAGCCTGCGCGATGAATAAATACAAAACCGTAAAAGACTTTTATTATGATAGGAAATAATTTAAAGATCGCTTGGCGAAATATGGTCAACAACAAACTGTACTCGATCATCAAGATCGGCGGGTTCGCTTTCAGCATTGCGATTTGCATTCTTATTATGCTGTACATTCGACATGAAACCAGTTATGATAAAATGTATCCCAACATGGAGCGTGTTTTCCGTCTTATCGTTTCGGAGCCCGATGGTGATAAAGTGAGGCAAACCTTTGCCTTTCCTGCTCCAGCAGCTAAAACCTTACAAGAGGAAATCCCAAGTGTTGAGTTAGCCGGTCGCATTTTACCCAATACCTTATTTGGTGCCGGAAGCAATCTGTTTACTGTAAATGGCCGTGCGGAGAACTATCTTGATAAAGGTTTTGTATATGTTGATCAGTCCATTTTGAAAATTTTTCCGCTTCCGGTCGTACAAGGACAGTTATCACATGCGCTGGACAAACCCAATGCGATAGTCATTACCAAAAGTAGGGCCCAGAAATATTTCAAAGGAAATGCGGTAGGACAAACGATCTATCTGAACAATAATAAAAATGTTTTATACAACATAACGGCTGTGATCGATGATGTCCCGAGCAATTCCAGTCTCTATGGCTATAATTATTTTATTTCCCTTGCAGGCGAACCATTTTATCCGGGTGAACAAAACAATTGGGGCGCGACAAATTACATTACCTATGTAAAACTAAAGGAAAATACAGATATTGCAAACGCACAACGTAGCATTTCAAAAAACTATATTCAGGACCATTATATTTTGCTCAACAAAAAAAATGGAAAGAAAATATCCCCCGAAATGATGCAATCAACCGTATTGCTTCAAAACGCCCTTGATATGCACCTGCACTCGAAGAATATTTCGGAGTATGGAATGGCGACACAATATCAAGGTGACATTAAGATGGTCTGGATATTTGCGGGCATTGCATTTTTTATATTATTGATTGCTTGTATAAACTTCATCAACTTATCAACGGCAAATGCAGCAACGCGAGCCAAAGAAATCGGGATTCGAAAAACCATTGGATCAAATCGACGGACACTGATTATCCAATTTATGACCGAAGCGATATGTTACAGTCTTATTTCACTCCTGATAGGGTTATTATTAGCCTTCCTGTTATTACCGCTATTTAACAATCTAGCCAACAAAGCGCTGTTTATACCCTGGACAGTGTGGTACTTTGTCCCCTCGCTGATCTTAAGTATGTTGTTTATTGGCATTCTTGCCGGTTTATACCCAGCGCTCTATTTATCAGGATTTCAACCTATAAACGCATTAAAAAGCAAATCGGTCACCAATCCTAAATCGTCGTTGTTACGCAATGGACTGGTTATTTTCCAGTTCGCAACATCTATAATACTGATGATCAGTGCCCTTATTGCGAATCAGCAAATCAGTTTTATGCTCAATAAAGATATTGGCTTCGATAAGGATCAGGTAATCGTACTCCGCGGTATAACGGGTATTGCTTCCCAGGCAAAAGAATTAAAAAATGAACTGAAAGCCATTCCGACAGTGCGAGATGTCTCCGTAGGCGACTACATACCTGTTCAATTGGATGGCGTAAAAAGAAATGGAAATCTTTTTTGGTCCAAAGGAAAAGAAGATCTTGAATTGGGAGAAGCTGGACAATTCTGGAATATAGACGAAAGTTACCTCACTACATTTGGACTGAAACTTATAGCCGGCCGAAACTTCGATCCGCATATCGCATCGGATAGTACTGGTGCTATTGTTAACAAAAGAATGATTGCAGATTTGGGCATTAAAGGAAATCCCATTGGTGTAAAAATTACCAATGGCATGACATGGACGATTATCGGTGTCGTCGACGATTTTATCTTTGAATCGATGAAAGATGAGGGCTACTATCCCGTCTGCATGACCCTAGCTAATAGCCCTTCCATGCTTTCCATTAAAACCAAATCAACGGACATGTCCGAAACACTAACGAACATTACTGCCGTTTGGAACAAGTTTTCACCAAATCAAAAAATCGATTACAATTTCCTCGATGCCGGCTTCGCCGATCTCTATCAAGATGTCCAACGGACAAAAAATATCTTCAGCTGCTTCGCTTTCGTAGCCATTTTTGTTGCTGCTCTTGGACTTTTCGGGCTGGCAACCTATGTGACCCAGCAACGAACCAAGGAAATCGGTGTCCGCAAGGTTCTCGGCGCAAGTTCCATCCGATTACTCCGACTGCTTTCCGGAGATTTTATAAAATTGGTGTTTGTAGCCTTGATCATTGCCACACCTGTTGCATGGTGGGCAATGAATCAATGGCTGACAGATTTCAACTATCGCATAGAAATCAATTGGTTCTACTTTATTCTAGCGGGTTTCAGTGCAATCCTGGTTGCATTTGGAACCATTAGTTATCAAACCTGGAAAGTCGTCCGTGCCAATCCGGTCGAAAGTTTAAGGGATGAATAAAGTCAGTAAATCTTAAAATTTGGTGTTTGTTGTCTTGGTAATTGCCTTTCCTGTTGCGTTGTGGGCAATGAACCAAGGGCTTAGGAGATGGATGTTCGATTCTGGACGTAAACTGTTCGAAATCGGACATCCAAAAACAAAAAAAACAACATAAAATACTTATAACAAAACAATTACAACAATGGCAAGAGGATTGTAATTTTAATTGAGTGAATTGGTTCGCATTAGTTTAAACATAATACCCTCCAAAAAATGGCAAAAAATGATTTCAAACTAGCTTGGCGCAAACTTTTAAAAAATAAAGGTTTTACTTTCTTAAATATTGTTGGTCTGACCCTGGGTTTTACGGGTTTTATCCTTTCCTATCAATACATTAATCGCGAAACGAGTTACGATAAATGGAACCCACATTTTAAGGATATCTACCAAATTGGCCTTGAATCGGAAGGTGCATTTACGGACGAAACTTCACCTTCACTGGCTCCATTGCTAAAACAGAGTTTACCTGATATTGTATATGCAGGAAGAAAAATAGTCTATAACTACGGTAGTTACCCCCTTTTTGGAGAGAAGACGGTGCTTATTAAAAATGCAGCACTGATTGACTCCTCAGCAGCACGAATCTTTCAAATCGAAAATGCGACCGGACCGCTCTACAAAAACAAGGACCAAAAGGATGCGACCATGGTCAAAAGCCATATTGCCGAACAACTATTCAAAAAAGAAGACTTAAATTTTGACAGTCCCCATTCGATTCCAGCTCTAAGTCTACAAATTGGAATGAAGGAAACAATCTACGGTACCATCAAAAAGCAAGGTCTGTCCATGATTGATTACGATCTCCTTTTTATCCGTGAACCGCAGGATCTCTTCGCCGATAATAATCCCTTTTTGTATCAAACTTATATTCAGGTTCGCCCCGGTACGGATATCACAAAGTTGACCAATCGCATCAATACGCTTTACCAGAAAGAAATTGCACCAAAAGATAAAATACGTTCTTCTAGTTATGCCAAGGGAAAAATCTATTTGGATCCATTAGCCAATCTTCATCTAAGGCCAAAAACAGGTAGTAACACAGCTTATATCATTACGTGGATTATTGGTATTCTCTCCGTTTTGATCCTCTTACTTGCCGCTGCCAATTTTGCCAATATGATTATGGCACAGGCGGATCAACGCATTAAGGAACTCGCGCTTAAAAAAATATTGGGAAGCTCACGCTGGGCTATCGTTAGGCAATTGGTACTGGAAGTATTTATTCTGACTTTCAGTGCTGCAATCTTAAGTTTCGTCACTTTGGCTCTCACAGGAAATATTCTACAAAAATGGTTCAACGATGATCTTAAGGGGTATATTTTGAGCTCGGAGACAATCGCCCAACTTGCTATTGCCGTACTATTGACAACAATTCTATCGGCAATATACCCAGCTATCGTACTCTCTGGCTTCAAATCCGTTAATCTCCTTAAAGGCGGACTAACATCAGTACTCAAAAAAGGAACCTTCCGCAATGCCTTATTAACCTTTCAAATCAGCATGGCGATTTTGTTTATCTCGGGTATGTTAATCATCCGGGGCCAACTTCAGTACATGCAGCAGGCGGATAAAGGGTTTGAGCCAGCGCAGGTTATCAATTTCAAGGGAGTAGGTATGTATTACAATAAAAACAACTACGAACAATTAAAGAGGCGATTAGAAAATGATCCGAGTATTGCATCTACCGCATCGGCGACCAATATTCCGGGAGAAGGTGAGCAACCTCCCAAAATGGATTTTTCCTATGCCCAAAAAAACATTTCATTTGCACATGTCGGCATTGATCCTGGATACTTCAAGACGTTAAACATCTCCAGTACACAGGGGAATACCAATATTTCATTGGACCAATTGCTTCGCGATTCCTTAGCCCACTATGCTATTATAAACGAATCTGCAGCCAAAAATTTAGTACTTTCAAACCCTATGGGTGCAAAAATTAAGGGCTGTGATGTAGACTTTGAAATTGTCGGTTTGGTCAAAGACAGTAAAGCTTATGGCTTTGAGAATGTAGTTCAACCGACCATCTATTCATTTAAAAATGAATGTGGCACTATGCGTTTTCAGACGACACTTATGGTCAAAACAAAACAAGGAATGGTCGATCAGGCAATTCAAACAGTCAAAGCAGAGTGGGCGAAAAACCCAACCGCAAAAGACCTCCCCCTTGATTATTCCTTTATGGATGAGCAATATGCTTTACAGCACAAAAAACAGCAAGAATTGCAGACGGCTTTTAATAGTTTCACTAGCCTCTCTGTGATCATCGCGGCCTTAGGGCTGTTCAGTATGGCGGCATATCAGGCGGCATTACGAAAAAAGGAAATGAGCATCAGAAAAGTACTGGGAGCATCGGTACAATTGCTCTTTGTTCAACTGAACAAGCCATTTTTCAAACTCTTTTTGATCGGTATTTGCATAGCCCTTCCACTAGCCTATATGCTCATGAATAAATGGCTTTCTAATTTCGCCTATCACATTCAGCTTTCCTGGTGGTCGTTTTTGATTCCAATATTTTGCATATTTATCCTCATATTGGTTTCCATCAGTTTCCAATCTCTCAAAGTCGCAAAAACCAATCCAATAGATAGTCTGCGCGATGAATAAAAGATAATATGAGCAGTGATGGCCTTAACCCAGAGTCGAACAATAATTATGGTTACCGGTAAAAATATAAATACGAATATCTAAGATCTCAATACTAAAAAATGATACAATTAAAAAATTTATTCAAGTGGTATAATGTAGGTGGTACACGCTCATTCGTCCTTAAAGATGTAAGTCTCGATATCGCTGAAGGCGATTTTATATCCATCATGGGTCCATCAGGGTCTGGAAAATCGACCCTGTTGAATATTATCGGCATGCTTGATGAACCTGACGAGGGTGAGTACTTTTTTATGGGCGAGAATGTATTGGAAATGAAAGCAAAAAAAAGAATGCAGCTTTACCAATCCCATATTGGCTATGTGTTTCAAGCTTATCATCTCCTGGATGAATTGACTGTATACGAAAATATCGAAACACCCTTGATCTATAAAGACATTTCGAGCAAAGAAAGAAAAGCCATTGTGGCCGATATGCTCGATCGCTTTGGCATTGTCGGGAAGAAGGACCTCTTCCCAGCCCAGCTATCTGGTGGTCAACAACAAATCGTAGGTATAGCGCGTGCATTAGCGGGATCCCCCAAGCTATTGCTGGCTGATGAGCCTACGGGTAATTTAAACTCCAAACAGGGGGAAGAAATCATGGATCTATTCAAACAGCTGAACGATGATGGTGTTACAATTATACAAGTAACCCATTCTGAAAAGAATGCTGAATACGGTAAAAGAATTGTCAACATGCTGGATGGTCAGCTCAAATAATTGTATACCAATTTAACCTGAATAATCCCTACCCGGTAAGTAAATTACTGTAGGGATTTTTTTATATCATTTGTCGAATCAATTTTTTAACTTCGTTAGGATGAATGAGAGAGAGTTGAAATCGCTAATATCACTGTTGGATGATACCGACCAACAGATTATTCAGGAAGTGGAACATCAGTTAAAAAGCCAAGGTCCTGAGATTGTACCCTATTTGGAAAAATATTGGGAATCAAGCTTCGATCCCAACGTCCAAGGGCGATTAGAGAATATCATTCACGAAATTCAATTTGATCAGACCAAAAACGAGTTACAGATCTGGAATCTGAGTAACTCATTCAATCTGCTGGAAGGATTAATCATCCTCAATAATTATCAATATCCTTCTTATGAAGACCACAAGATTGTTTTGGCGATAGAAGACCTCAAGACTGAGGTGTGGCGCGGTTTGCATTACGACATGAGCCCGTTGGAAAAAGTGAACCTGATGAATCATGTTCTTTTTGGTTCCTTCGGCCTAGCAGGAAATACAAAGGATTACCATCACCCACAGAATTCCTATATTGGTCAAGTGCTCGATACCAAACAGGGGAATCCCTTAACGCTATCCTGCATTTATAGTATCATTGCACAAAAACTGGACATTCCAATCTACGGGATTAATTTACCCAAGCATTTTGTATTGGCGTATATGGATTCAGATGAAGAAGGGAATGAAAATGTGTTGTTTTACATCAACGCCTTTAATCGTGGGCAGGTTATGCAAAAAAGCGATGTAAATTCATTTTTGAAGCAACTGAACCTCAATCCC
Proteins encoded in this window:
- a CDS encoding transglutaminase-like domain-containing protein; this translates as MNERELKSLISLLDDTDQQIIQEVEHQLKSQGPEIVPYLEKYWESSFDPNVQGRLENIIHEIQFDQTKNELQIWNLSNSFNLLEGLIILNNYQYPSYEDHKIVLAIEDLKTEVWRGLHYDMSPLEKVNLMNHVLFGSFGLAGNTKDYHHPQNSYIGQVLDTKQGNPLTLSCIYSIIAQKLDIPIYGINLPKHFVLAYMDSDEEGNENVLFYINAFNRGQVMQKSDVNSFLKQLNLNPDREFTYPCDNVTIIKRALRNLMSAYEEHESSSKQQEIRALFELLG
- a CDS encoding ABC transporter ATP-binding protein, which codes for MIQLKNLFKWYNVGGTRSFVLKDVSLDIAEGDFISIMGPSGSGKSTLLNIIGMLDEPDEGEYFFMGENVLEMKAKKRMQLYQSHIGYVFQAYHLLDELTVYENIETPLIYKDISSKERKAIVADMLDRFGIVGKKDLFPAQLSGGQQQIVGIARALAGSPKLLLADEPTGNLNSKQGEEIMDLFKQLNDDGVTIIQVTHSEKNAEYGKRIVNMLDGQLK
- a CDS encoding ABC transporter permease, with protein sequence MAKNDFKLAWRKLLKNKGFTFLNIVGLTLGFTGFILSYQYINRETSYDKWNPHFKDIYQIGLESEGAFTDETSPSLAPLLKQSLPDIVYAGRKIVYNYGSYPLFGEKTVLIKNAALIDSSAARIFQIENATGPLYKNKDQKDATMVKSHIAEQLFKKEDLNFDSPHSIPALSLQIGMKETIYGTIKKQGLSMIDYDLLFIREPQDLFADNNPFLYQTYIQVRPGTDITKLTNRINTLYQKEIAPKDKIRSSSYAKGKIYLDPLANLHLRPKTGSNTAYIITWIIGILSVLILLLAAANFANMIMAQADQRIKELALKKILGSSRWAIVRQLVLEVFILTFSAAILSFVTLALTGNILQKWFNDDLKGYILSSETIAQLAIAVLLTTILSAIYPAIVLSGFKSVNLLKGGLTSVLKKGTFRNALLTFQISMAILFISGMLIIRGQLQYMQQADKGFEPAQVINFKGVGMYYNKNNYEQLKRRLENDPSIASTASATNIPGEGEQPPKMDFSYAQKNISFAHVGIDPGYFKTLNISSTQGNTNISLDQLLRDSLAHYAIINESAAKNLVLSNPMGAKIKGCDVDFEIVGLVKDSKAYGFENVVQPTIYSFKNECGTMRFQTTLMVKTKQGMVDQAIQTVKAEWAKNPTAKDLPLDYSFMDEQYALQHKKQQELQTAFNSFTSLSVIIAALGLFSMAAYQAALRKKEMSIRKVLGASVQLLFVQLNKPFFKLFLIGICIALPLAYMLMNKWLSNFAYHIQLSWWSFLIPIFCIFILILVSISFQSLKVAKTNPIDSLRDE